The segment CGGTACGCCGTGTGGGATCGGTACGCGAGGCTGTTGGCAATTCGGTCGATATTTGCGTAGAGATTCACCGGCAGATGAATCCGGCAGAGTCAATCTGGCTGGGTCGGCGGCTGGAACAGTTCAATCCTTACTTCTACGAGGATCCAATGTTGCCCGATAGTCCAGCAATCATGGGTGATGTACAGGAACAGTGCAACCTGCCCATCGCGACAGGCGAGCGATTCGCAAGCATTTTTGAGTTCCAGCAGCTCCTTGAAGCCAAAGCGACCTCTTACATCCGTCCGGACTTATGTCTCTGCGGCGGACTTTCGGGGTGTAAGAAGGTGGCAGGGATGGCGGAGGCACACCACGTTAAGGTTATTCCGCACAACCCGCTTAGCCCGGTGAGCACGGCAGCGTGTGTGCAGTTGGATGCATCAATTCCAAATTTCGCACTTCAGGAATACACGGGTGAGGCGGAGCCACCGAAGAGCGATTTGCTTGTTGAACCGCTGGAACTGAAAGAGGGCTATCTGACGGTGCCTGAGGGCCCCGGATTGGGAATTGAGTTGAACGAAGCGGCTTTGAGCTATCCTGTTCAGGACAAGGTGCTAGATACACCGATCGGCTTTGATGGATCCGTGCAGGACCGATAAATGAGACAGGCCTCCACGTTATGGCTGTACGGTATTAGGTACAGATACAACTGAAGATTTAATTCAAACTAGGCGTGCGAAGATGACGCAATCCCTCAACAGTAGATCTCCGACAGCCGATGAAGTTCTCCAGAACCACCTCCAGAATCTGGAGGAGAATGGATTTACCATAGCCTCAAATGTTCTGACCGAAGATGAACTTCTCTTTCTTCGGGGGGCGCTAGATAGCATCTACGCAACCTTCGATCCTGAACGAGACGGACTTCGGAAGGTTGAAGGCTACCGTTTTGCCTCTAACCTTGTAAACAAGGGGCGGTTCTTTGAGTCGATATTTTTGCGAAGTCCGGTCTATGACCTCGTCCGCCATCTGCTCGGGGAAGATTGCATTCTTTCTAGCCTCAATTCCCTTGAACCGTTGAAGAATCAAGGCAGCCAGGGTCTCCACCGCGATGGATCACCTGCACCCGATTCGGGCCCCATCGTTGCCAATTCACTGTGGGCAATTGACGATATGAACAAAGCTAATGGTGCGACCCGGCTGATTCCCGGCAGCCATCAGACCGATGAACCGCCACCCGACGACGAGGCGGGTGTGGTCTATGCTGAAATCCCTGCCGGTAGTGTCGTCATCACTAACGCGCATATCCTTCATGGGGCATCTGCCAATCCATCGGGTCATCGACGGCGGGTTATGCACGGCTATTTCACGCGGCGTGGATTGCCACAGCAGCTTGAACAGAGGAAATATCTGTCGCCCGAGGTCCAAGCTCGACTATCCCCGCTTGCTCGCAAGGTCTTAGCGTTGGATGGTGATTAAACCTAATAGGACTGACATAGTGAGCTAACGAACACCGAATCAAAGGAGAATTTATGGTCACCGATCTTGAAATCTATTTGTTTGACTTACGCGGCTATATCGTTTTGCCAAATGCTTTAACCCCCGAAGAGGTCGCAGAACTCAACGAATGTCTTGATGCGATACCACCGTTGGAGGCGGGTGAATGGTACGGTTATGTTCACGCGCACCGGTATGGCACGACCGACGGTTTCAATCTACAGCAGATTTACGAAGCGGGCGAACCCTTTGAGAGGTTGATTGATCACCCTTCATGGATTGACAAGGTGAAACACTTTGTCGGAGGGGAGGGCAGCTTTGATTACCACCACGGTCCCCTGTTTATAGATGAGAACTTTGCTACCTTCCGTGGTCCGGGAGAAGCTATTGGATTGCACTCAGGGGGATACCCACCCATCCATCGAAACCAATTCCGGTATCACAACGGTCGCTTCATGTGCGGACAGATTGATATTCTCATTGCACTGACGGACTTTGGACCCGGTGACGGTGGCACAATGATTATCCCCGGCAGTCATAAATCCAACTTCAGACATCCGCACTACGACAAACACAGAATGGCAGTGGGAGCGACGGTCGAAGGGATTGAAGGGGCCGTTGAAATCCACATCAAAGCGGGCGACGCGCTACTTTTCGTTGATGGGGCAGCACACGGTTCAGCGAAACGGGAGAATCCTGGTATCCGCCGAACTATCGTTTATCGCTATGGACCTTCTTGGGGCAATTTCCGATACGGTTATCAGCCCTCACCGGAACTGTTGGAACGCTTGACCCCTGAACGCCGGCA is part of the Candidatus Poribacteria bacterium genome and harbors:
- the dgoD gene encoding galactonate dehydratase, which translates into the protein MQKTRIERVETILWDRWLLIKIHCEDGTVGIGEGGVHGWQRPTKTMLEVMSPYLVGKDPSLIEHHYQWLYRSSHFMGSVIQGALSAIDIALWDIKGKRLGVPIYDLMGGMTRHRVRCYMHVGGTTLDDLVADAVKKAEQGFTALRFSPFPQDFHLHQSYSEWADEAVRRVGSVREAVGNSVDICVEIHRQMNPAESIWLGRRLEQFNPYFYEDPMLPDSPAIMGDVQEQCNLPIATGERFASIFEFQQLLEAKATSYIRPDLCLCGGLSGCKKVAGMAEAHHVKVIPHNPLSPVSTAACVQLDASIPNFALQEYTGEAEPPKSDLLVEPLELKEGYLTVPEGPGLGIELNEAALSYPVQDKVLDTPIGFDGSVQDR
- a CDS encoding phytanoyl-CoA dioxygenase family protein — its product is MTQSLNSRSPTADEVLQNHLQNLEENGFTIASNVLTEDELLFLRGALDSIYATFDPERDGLRKVEGYRFASNLVNKGRFFESIFLRSPVYDLVRHLLGEDCILSSLNSLEPLKNQGSQGLHRDGSPAPDSGPIVANSLWAIDDMNKANGATRLIPGSHQTDEPPPDDEAGVVYAEIPAGSVVITNAHILHGASANPSGHRRRVMHGYFTRRGLPQQLEQRKYLSPEVQARLSPLARKVLALDGD
- a CDS encoding phytanoyl-CoA dioxygenase family protein, which produces MVTDLEIYLFDLRGYIVLPNALTPEEVAELNECLDAIPPLEAGEWYGYVHAHRYGTTDGFNLQQIYEAGEPFERLIDHPSWIDKVKHFVGGEGSFDYHHGPLFIDENFATFRGPGEAIGLHSGGYPPIHRNQFRYHNGRFMCGQIDILIALTDFGPGDGGTMIIPGSHKSNFRHPHYDKHRMAVGATVEGIEGAVEIHIKAGDALLFVDGAAHGSAKRENPGIRRTIVYRYGPSWGNFRYGYQPSPELLERLTPERRQIVQPLELIPREPNKIISDS